A window from Erythrolamprus reginae isolate rEryReg1 chromosome 9, rEryReg1.hap1, whole genome shotgun sequence encodes these proteins:
- the PDZD9 gene encoding PDZ domain-containing protein 9: MAEEESYYSDLDYDGEWDSDESSDLDNSEHTLSVTIKTHIQMDEGGLGIILIQNGPYLQISGLVEKGAAARDNKLQAGDILLKIGHANVLGWTLRELRQLLHSVPTGTVLQIQVYRDFIKIPSRWQTALMNIPELKGPATDIESHESEENWISSEVSENESEEMVEDNESGSEESYEKPEYVRALSVVSAHSLHRVHSACSIPSIPNVKTTCSLSIEPLIKNQPQWISKDWHIFEKKTYTFTVGSDIACDIMIHKDFEAESKVDTSTLYLMSSSPYWTMPKHKAPPSESSSSSMSDAFWLENVSYELE, encoded by the exons ATGAATCTTCGGACCTGGATAATTCTGAACATACTTTGAGCGTAACGATCAAGACACATATCCAGATGGACGAGGGAGGCCTTGGTATCATACTTATTCAGAATGGGCCTTATCTCCAGATTTCTGGTCTGGTAGAGAAAGGTGCTGCTGCCAGAGACAACAAACTCCAAGCAG gcGACATCCTACTCAAAATTGGACACGCCAATGTCTTAGGTTGGACCTTGCGAGAACTGAGACAACTCCTGCATTCTGTTCCCACAGGGACCGTTCTGCAAATCCAGGTTTACAGGGATTTTATTAAAATCCCGAGCCGGTGGCAAACAGCCCTCATGAACATTCCCGAATTAAAAGGGCCTGCAACAGA TATAGAGAGTCATGAGAGCGAAGAAAATTGGATCAGCAGCGAAGTCTCTGAGAACGAGAGCGAAGAGATGGTCGAAGACAACGAGAGTGGCAGCGAGGAGAGCTACGAGAAACCGGAGTATGTGAGAGCTTTGTCGGTGGTCAGTGCCCATAGCCTCCACAGGGTCCATAGTGCCTGTAGCATCCCTAGCATCCCTAACGTGAAAACTACGTGCTCGCTTTCCATTGAGCCTTTGATCAAAAACCAACCCCAGTGGATCTCCAAAGACTGGCACATTTTTGAAAAGAAAACCTACACTTTTACGGTGGGTTCCGACATCGCCTGCGACATTATGATCCACAAGGATTTCGAAGCGGAAAGCAAGGTGGACACGTCAACATTATACTTAATGTCATCCTCTCCCTACTGGACTATGCCCAAGCATAAAGCCCCACCCTCGGAATCGTCTTCTTCCTCCATGTCGGATGCGTTTTGGCTCGAAAATGTTTCTTACGAACTCGAGTAG